A stretch of Monomorium pharaonis isolate MP-MQ-018 chromosome 7, ASM1337386v2, whole genome shotgun sequence DNA encodes these proteins:
- the LOC105828453 gene encoding uncharacterized protein LOC105828453 isoform X2 → MQCILRISNPVTMAARALSLVLLFTFATVIFGLPTILPESGVNTHEEHTLSTELQPPPLGQEEHHATVYIINLYAVKNGSSNASEEMFQNEVVDTIPEILEPLVSVLLVVEDDENEELEKHPPVDLDEFAEGLEGQGFKVDKIDLNSKAKVLKMKLEKAKAQSMIDSALKGDENRYRQKRTICFKCGGGGGGWGHRPHYGGGGGCPRCGGGGYGGGGGSWSHSQASASSSSGSWGKK, encoded by the exons ATGCAGTGCATCCTGAGGATATCGAATCCCGTCACTATGGCAGCTCGCGCTCTTAGCCTAGTGCTTCTGTTTACATTTGCCACGGTCATCTTCGGATTACCGACTATTTTGCCAG AATCAGGTGTAAATACTCACGAAGAACATACATTGTCGACCGAATTACAACCGCCACCCTTAGGACAAGAGGAACATCATGCTacagtttatataattaatctgtATGCTGTAAAAAATGGTAGCAGCAACGCATCAGAGGAAATGTTCCAAAATGAGGTTGTAGATACGATTCCTGAGATATTGG AACCGCTGGTCTCTGTTCTCCTAGTAGTAGAAGACGATGAAAACGAAGAGTTAGAAAAGCATCCACCCGTCGACCTCGACGAATTTGCGGAGGGATTGGAAGGCCAAGGTTTCAAGGTCGACAAGATCGATCTCAACAGCAAGGCGAAAGTGCTTAAGATGAAATTGGAAAAGGCAAAGGCCCAGAGTATGATAGACTCGGCTTTGAAGGGTGATGAAAATAGATACCGTCAAAAGAGAACCATCTGTTTTAAAtgcggaggaggaggaggtggttGGG GACACAGGCCTCATTATGGAGGTGGCGGCGGTTGCCCTCGTTGCGG GGGTGGTGGATACGGAGGCGGTGGAGGTTCGTGGTCTCATTCCCAGGCGTCtgcctcttcttcttctggAAGCTG ggGAAAGAAATAA
- the LOC105828453 gene encoding cold shock protein 2 isoform X1, with translation MQCILRISNPVTMAARALSLVLLFTFATVIFGLPTILPESGVNTHEEHTLSTELQPPPLGQEEHHATVYIINLYAVKNGSSNASEEMFQNEVVDTIPEILEPLVSVLLVVEDDENEELEKHPPVDLDEFAEGLEGQGFKVDKIDLNSKAKVLKMKLEKAKAQSMIDSALKGDENRYRQKRTICFKCGGGGGGWGGYSKKGKHYPSGGGGYPSGGYCSTCGGYYPSGGGGHRPHYGGGGGCPRCGGGGYGGGGGSWSHSQASASSSSGSWGKK, from the exons ATGCAGTGCATCCTGAGGATATCGAATCCCGTCACTATGGCAGCTCGCGCTCTTAGCCTAGTGCTTCTGTTTACATTTGCCACGGTCATCTTCGGATTACCGACTATTTTGCCAG AATCAGGTGTAAATACTCACGAAGAACATACATTGTCGACCGAATTACAACCGCCACCCTTAGGACAAGAGGAACATCATGCTacagtttatataattaatctgtATGCTGTAAAAAATGGTAGCAGCAACGCATCAGAGGAAATGTTCCAAAATGAGGTTGTAGATACGATTCCTGAGATATTGG AACCGCTGGTCTCTGTTCTCCTAGTAGTAGAAGACGATGAAAACGAAGAGTTAGAAAAGCATCCACCCGTCGACCTCGACGAATTTGCGGAGGGATTGGAAGGCCAAGGTTTCAAGGTCGACAAGATCGATCTCAACAGCAAGGCGAAAGTGCTTAAGATGAAATTGGAAAAGGCAAAGGCCCAGAGTATGATAGACTCGGCTTTGAAGGGTGATGAAAATAGATACCGTCAAAAGAGAACCATCTGTTTTAAAtgcggaggaggaggaggtggttGGGGTGGGTATTCGAAAAAGGGTAAACATTACCCAAGTGGTGGCGGAGGGTATCCTAGCGGGGGTTATTGCTCCACCTGTGGAGGTTATTATCCTAGTGGTGGCGGAG GACACAGGCCTCATTATGGAGGTGGCGGCGGTTGCCCTCGTTGCGG GGGTGGTGGATACGGAGGCGGTGGAGGTTCGTGGTCTCATTCCCAGGCGTCtgcctcttcttcttctggAAGCTG ggGAAAGAAATAA